A genome region from Hippopotamus amphibius kiboko isolate mHipAmp2 chromosome 1, mHipAmp2.hap2, whole genome shotgun sequence includes the following:
- the LOC130845938 gene encoding hornerin-like, giving the protein MPKILQSIVTVINIFYQYATQDGECDKVNKAELKALLKNEFGQILKHPDGPDTVETIMQNLDQDHNKKIEFTEYLLMIFKLTQACKKIISKDYCQASGSKQKDHSHQHQEGQSETEEEDEGQELSSSHSSWSEGENDSYSRGSRGSIKHRSGSSSRTGHQGGLSSSRHWQSAGERKRESSSGHFKDSKNNKHGSHHHKSSGSEEAGYTDSSNCRTRSNSANWSGTYVFHPEDQSFSSDQH; this is encoded by the exons ATGCCTAAAATCCTACAAAGCATTGTCACTGTCATCAATATTTTCTACCAATATGCCACTCAGGATGGGGAGTGTGACAAGGTGAACAAGGCAGAACTGAAAGCACTTTTGAAAAATGAGTTTGGTCAAATTCTGAAG CATCCAGATGGTCCAGACACTGTAGAAACCATCATGCAAAATCTGGATCAGGACCATAACAAGAAGATTGAATTTACTGAGTACCTTCTGATGATATTCAAGCTGACTCAGGCTTGTAAGAAAATCATCAGCAAAGATTACTGCCAAGCTTCGGGGTCAAAGCAAAAAGATCACAGTCACCAGCACCAAGAGGGACAGAGTGAAACAGAAGAGGAGGATGAAGGGCAAGAATTGTCTTCTAGTCATTCAAGTTGGAGTGAAGGAGAGAATGATTCCTATTCCAGAGGCTCCAGAGGCAGCATTAAACACAGGTCTGGGTCCAGCTCCAGAACTGGGCATCAAGGAGGCTTGTCTAGTTCTAGGCACTGGCAAAGCgctggggaaagaaagagagagtcaAGTTCAGGCCACTTCAAGGATAGTAAGAATAACAAGCATGGCTCTCATCACCACAAAAGTTCTGGGAGTGAAGAAGCAGGTTATACTGATTCAAGCAACTGTAGAACAAGATCAAACTCAGCAAATTGGTCAGGCACTTATGTGTTCCACCCAGAGGATCAGTCTTTCAGTTCTGACCAACACTAG